The Citrifermentans bemidjiense Bem genome window below encodes:
- a CDS encoding formate dehydrogenase subunit gamma — protein MSNYIERFSTRQRVLHWIVTASFFTLVLSGVGLFSRLFNGYFNFFGGGQNAILIHKIAGPIFFLSSAYMYLDHRAEISSFDSNDMEWFRKAGGYLSREPHHFHIGRYNPGQKMFALFIAVATLVLGITGLFIWVPTAFPRWIVQISLMLHGLMFVGSIMFMVLHVYLATIGNPGTVQGMLYGDVRKDWARHHHPRWYRERTGGK, from the coding sequence ATGAGTAACTACATCGAGCGCTTCAGCACGCGGCAGCGCGTGCTGCATTGGATCGTGACCGCGAGCTTCTTCACCCTGGTCCTCTCCGGGGTGGGGCTCTTCTCGCGCCTGTTCAACGGCTACTTCAACTTCTTCGGCGGTGGGCAGAACGCGATCCTCATCCACAAGATCGCCGGCCCCATCTTCTTCCTGAGTTCGGCCTATATGTACCTGGACCACAGGGCGGAGATCTCCAGCTTCGACAGCAACGACATGGAGTGGTTCAGGAAGGCGGGGGGCTACCTCTCACGCGAGCCGCATCATTTCCACATCGGCAGGTACAACCCGGGGCAGAAGATGTTCGCCCTGTTCATAGCGGTAGCCACCCTGGTATTGGGGATCACCGGCCTCTTCATCTGGGTCCCCACAGCTTTCCCGCGCTGGATCGTGCAGATCTCGCTGATGCTGCACGGGCTGATGTTCGTGGGTTCCATCATGTTCATGGTGCTGCACGTCTACCTGGCCACCATCGGCAACCCGGGGACGGTACAGGGGATGCTCTACGGAGACGTCCGCAAGGATTGGGCGCGTCATCACCATCCGAGATGGTACCGGGAGCGGACCGGCGGGAAATAA
- the fdnG gene encoding formate dehydrogenase-N subunit alpha translates to MEVSRRNFLKISGVGVAATTLGLNLDPVEAKAQELAIQHAKETTTICPYCSVGCGMIVHTQGDNVINVEGDPDHPINEGALCPKGSSVYQLRDNKARITKPMYRAAGAAAWQEVTWEWALDQIARKTKATRDASFVPTSKIKVKEKVAGVEVEKEIEAEVNRTMGIASVGSAALDNEECYLYQKFLRGLGLVYIEHQARIUHSATVAALAESFGRGAMTNHWIDFKNADVILIMGANPAENHPVAFRWILKAKESGAKVICVDPRFTRSAAKSDLYAPLRSGTDIAFLGGMINHILQNKLYFEQYVAEYTNASYLVSGDFKLPGELDGLFSGYDPQKRSYDVKSWSFQKEADDSIRKDPTLQDPNCVFQLLKKHYSRYTPELVSKTTGTPKEKLLEVYQLYASTGRPDRAGTSLYAMGWTQHTVGTQNIRTMSIIQLLLGNIGVAGGGVNALRGESNVQGSTDQGLLFHILPGYMPVPSADLPTTAAYIEKHTPKSKDPQSANWWGNRNKYLVSYLKAIYGNNATKENDFGYNWLPKLDPGMNGSWLMIFDNMLKGKFKGFYAWGQNPACSGANSNKVRNALGKLDWMVAVNLFDNETASFWKGPGMDPAKVKTEVFFLPAAASFEKEGSITNSGRWAQWRYAAVKPLGQSKPDSEIMNDLYQAIRVLYAKEGGALPDQLLKLTWNYGFKRADGSIRSIDIHQVAKEINGYFLQDVAEPAKPLKPGEAPPKPPQPWEAKKLLGKKGELVGGFAQLQADGSTSCGSWIFCQSYNEKGNMMARRGKKDPTGLGMFPEWSWCWPVNRRIIYNRASCDPSGKPFNVKKAVVYWNPLAVLPDGKMGAWVGDVPDGPWPPLAAGAEGRKPFIMRADGVAAIFGPGLKDGPFPEHYEPMESPLAQNLLSKQLNNPAVKIFKDPAVKEDILANADPRFPLVATTYRVTEHWQTGVMTRNTPWLLELQPRQFCEISQELAKEKGIANGDLVEVASARGKVEAVAMVTVRMKPMKIGDKVVHQIGLPWCFGWHTPGVGDAANLLTPTAGDANTMIPETKAFMAGIARKG, encoded by the coding sequence ATGGAAGTGTCACGGAGGAACTTTTTAAAGATCTCGGGTGTCGGCGTGGCGGCGACCACACTGGGGCTCAACCTCGATCCCGTCGAGGCGAAAGCCCAGGAACTCGCCATCCAGCACGCCAAGGAAACCACGACCATCTGCCCCTACTGTTCCGTCGGGTGCGGCATGATCGTGCACACCCAGGGCGACAACGTCATCAACGTCGAAGGGGATCCGGACCACCCCATCAACGAAGGGGCCCTCTGCCCCAAGGGTTCTTCCGTGTACCAGCTGCGCGACAACAAGGCGCGCATCACCAAGCCGATGTACCGGGCCGCCGGCGCCGCAGCCTGGCAGGAGGTGACCTGGGAGTGGGCGCTCGACCAGATCGCCAGAAAGACCAAGGCGACCCGCGACGCCTCCTTCGTCCCCACCAGTAAGATAAAGGTCAAGGAGAAGGTCGCCGGGGTCGAGGTCGAGAAAGAGATCGAGGCCGAGGTGAACCGTACCATGGGTATCGCCTCGGTCGGCAGCGCCGCGCTGGACAACGAGGAATGCTACCTGTACCAAAAATTTTTAAGGGGGTTGGGCCTGGTGTACATCGAACATCAGGCGCGCATTTGACACAGCGCCACTGTAGCGGCTCTGGCAGAGTCGTTTGGACGCGGTGCGATGACGAACCACTGGATAGATTTCAAGAACGCCGACGTAATCCTCATCATGGGCGCGAACCCCGCCGAGAACCACCCGGTCGCCTTCCGCTGGATCCTGAAGGCGAAGGAGTCGGGGGCGAAGGTCATCTGCGTCGATCCCCGCTTCACCCGCAGCGCCGCAAAGTCGGACCTGTACGCGCCGCTGCGCTCCGGAACCGACATCGCCTTCCTGGGCGGGATGATCAACCACATCCTGCAGAACAAGCTCTACTTCGAGCAGTACGTGGCCGAGTACACCAACGCCTCCTATCTGGTGAGCGGCGACTTCAAGCTCCCGGGAGAGCTGGACGGCCTCTTCTCCGGGTACGACCCGCAGAAGCGGAGCTACGACGTTAAAAGCTGGTCCTTCCAGAAGGAGGCCGACGACAGCATCAGGAAGGACCCGACCCTGCAGGACCCGAACTGCGTGTTCCAGCTCCTGAAGAAGCACTACAGCCGCTACACCCCGGAGCTGGTCTCCAAGACCACGGGGACGCCCAAGGAAAAGCTCCTGGAGGTGTACCAGCTCTACGCCTCCACCGGCAGGCCCGACCGCGCCGGCACCTCGCTTTACGCCATGGGGTGGACCCAGCACACGGTCGGCACCCAGAACATCCGCACCATGTCCATCATCCAGCTCTTGTTGGGGAACATCGGCGTCGCCGGAGGCGGGGTGAACGCGCTGCGCGGCGAATCGAACGTGCAGGGATCGACTGACCAGGGACTTTTGTTCCACATCCTCCCGGGCTACATGCCGGTCCCCTCGGCCGACCTTCCCACCACGGCTGCCTACATCGAAAAGCACACCCCGAAGAGCAAGGACCCGCAGAGCGCCAACTGGTGGGGTAACCGCAACAAGTACCTGGTCAGCTACCTGAAGGCGATCTACGGCAACAACGCCACCAAGGAAAACGACTTCGGCTACAACTGGCTCCCGAAGCTCGACCCGGGCATGAACGGCTCCTGGCTGATGATCTTCGACAACATGCTCAAGGGGAAATTCAAGGGGTTCTACGCCTGGGGGCAGAACCCCGCCTGTTCCGGGGCGAACTCCAACAAGGTCCGTAACGCCCTTGGGAAGCTCGACTGGATGGTGGCGGTCAACCTCTTCGACAACGAGACCGCCTCCTTCTGGAAGGGACCGGGGATGGACCCGGCCAAGGTGAAGACGGAGGTCTTCTTCCTTCCCGCGGCGGCATCCTTCGAGAAGGAAGGCTCCATCACCAACTCCGGGCGCTGGGCCCAGTGGCGCTATGCGGCGGTCAAGCCGCTCGGGCAGAGCAAGCCCGACTCCGAGATCATGAACGACCTGTACCAGGCGATCAGGGTTCTCTACGCGAAAGAAGGGGGCGCGCTCCCCGATCAACTTTTGAAACTTACCTGGAACTACGGCTTCAAAAGGGCCGACGGCAGCATCCGCTCCATCGACATCCACCAGGTGGCCAAGGAGATCAACGGCTACTTCCTCCAGGACGTCGCCGAGCCCGCCAAGCCGCTCAAACCCGGTGAGGCACCCCCGAAACCGCCCCAACCCTGGGAAGCGAAGAAGCTTCTCGGCAAAAAGGGAGAACTGGTGGGAGGTTTCGCCCAGCTCCAGGCCGACGGGAGCACCTCCTGCGGCTCGTGGATCTTCTGCCAGAGCTACAACGAGAAAGGGAACATGATGGCCCGGCGCGGCAAGAAGGACCCCACGGGCCTCGGGATGTTCCCGGAATGGAGCTGGTGCTGGCCGGTGAACCGCCGCATCATCTACAACCGCGCCTCGTGCGACCCAAGCGGCAAGCCATTCAACGTGAAAAAGGCAGTGGTCTACTGGAACCCGTTGGCGGTGCTGCCGGACGGCAAAATGGGGGCATGGGTGGGCGACGTCCCCGACGGCCCCTGGCCGCCTCTTGCCGCAGGAGCGGAGGGGAGAAAGCCCTTCATCATGAGGGCGGACGGGGTGGCCGCGATCTTCGGTCCGGGGCTTAAGGACGGCCCCTTCCCCGAGCACTACGAGCCGATGGAGTCGCCTCTGGCCCAGAATCTTCTCTCCAAACAGCTCAACAACCCGGCCGTAAAGATCTTCAAGGACCCCGCGGTGAAGGAGGACATCCTCGCCAACGCCGACCCGCGCTTCCCGCTGGTCGCCACCACCTATCGCGTCACCGAGCATTGGCAGACCGGCGTCATGACCCGCAACACCCCTTGGCTATTGGAACTGCAGCCGCGCCAGTTCTGCGAGATCAGCCAGGAGCTCGCCAAGGAAAAGGGAATCGCCAACGGCGACCTGGTCGAAGTCGCCTCCGCCCGCGGCAAGGTCGAGGCGGTGGCCATGGTGACCGTGCGCATGAAGCCGATGAAGATAGGGGACAAGGTCGTGCACCAGATCGGCCTCCCCTGGTGCTTTGGCTGGCACACCCCCGGCGTGGGAGACGCCGCCAACCTGCTGACCCCCACCGCGGGGGACGCCAATACGATGATTCCCGAGACCAAGGCGTTCATGGCCGGGATCGCGAGAAAGGGGTGA
- a CDS encoding tetratricopeptide repeat protein, producing MKKSVLLMMLVLALTGACNSDKGKELFDTAQFEEKQNNREHAKQLYQEIVNKYPDSPVAKQAQERLAVLPK from the coding sequence ATGAAGAAATCCGTACTGTTGATGATGCTGGTGCTTGCGTTGACGGGTGCGTGCAACTCGGACAAGGGCAAGGAGCTTTTCGACACCGCGCAGTTCGAGGAAAAGCAGAACAACAGGGAACACGCAAAGCAGCTCTACCAGGAGATCGTGAACAAATATCCCGATAGCCCGGTTGCGAAACAGGCGCAGGAAAGACTGGCGGTATTGCCGAAATAG
- a CDS encoding DEAD/DEAH box helicase, with protein sequence MPENVLKYFHPLIADWFRETLGEPTLVQSRAWSEVMQERHVLVTAPTGSGKTLAAFLWAINQLVTGAWPCGETRVLYVSPLKALNNDVRRNLTAPLFELRQHFAKHRVPFPDIGVMTRSGDTPGDERRRMLRHPPEILITTPESLNILLTSKGSRATLNGVATVILDEIHAVAGGKRGTHLITAVERLVLLSGEFQRIALSATVRPLETVADFVGGLRQVGREHVPRPISIVRGDRGKSFSLTISAPDEAGEKRAADELWPALTARFAEIIERHRSTLFFANSRRTTEKVTRLINELSGEELAYSHHGSLSREIRLAVEERLKRGELKAIVATNSLELGIDIGRLDSVVLIQTPRSISSAIQRIGRSGHGVGEVSSGMLFPTYGMDFVSAAVIARAIADGEIEEVRPVENPLDLLAQIVLSMALAETWQLDDLYDFLKGCYPYRNLSRQQFDLVIGMLEGRYADSHVPELRPRATVDRLEQTISTRPALSMLIYLEGGTIPERGYFELRLKESGAKIGELDEEFVWERRIGDTFALGAQVWQITEVTHSTVLVVPARKSQQIIPFWRAEELDRDFFYSEKIASFLQHCDERLGEPELIEELMQRHFMDRDAARALESYLKLQKESTNAPLPHRHHLLIEQFRDPAAGAETEQIILHTLWGNAVNRPFTFALTAAWEKRYGYPLQAFYNNDGIALLLPHDLEQPEHLLELVTPENIEPLLRESMEGTGYFGARFRENAGRALLLSRSNFKRRMPLWLNRLRSKKLLASVLRYRDFPVLLETWRSCLKDEFDLVNLKRLLEEIQDGSIYLTRVRTTKASPFAQGLIWQQTNKYVYEDDTLGGGRRSALGSDLPKEMALSAHLRPRLPAELVRLFEQKRQRLAAGYAPDSPRELIDWAKERLLIPFSEWPLLLEAVRRDSGLAEEELLPQIAGRLVALTLPKTEAPLVAAVEMIPELARAFALEKEELPWSPLAGDERMTALLQESLDRLWERNSLATDEGAEEEEPAAARSVARWLSYYGPIEVTRLQLTLGLSDQLLRDTLQTLEETGAMLIDQFTEAATEPQICDAVNLEALLRMLRRSRKPAFEALDLSRLPLFLATVQGLAAPGSSADDLRDRLEQLLGAPLSAPLWEEEVLPARLAPYFGAWLDSLMQSSDLLWFGCGPKRLSFAFPEDLDLFQIQERENAPLEPGAKPPSPLIPDPRGHYSLTAICLMSGLSPATVTKQLWQEAWSGELGNDSFAAVRMGILNRFELPQHAASHSRHLRRPSGNRWSRVQEGPGNWYLLPAQEGATDALEIEERNKDRVRVLLERYGILFRELLARELPPLQWSRLFRTLRIMEMSGEVLSGSFFTGIPGLQFISPEAYRQLERGMPTDAVYWLNAADPASLCGIGLDGLPYRLPARLPSTHLVYRGAELVLVSRRYGKELEIKVEPDDERLPEYLRFFHTLLSRDFNPLKRIQVERINGEPAASSPYAGALLSFGFQQAYSGLELWRKYS encoded by the coding sequence ATGCCGGAAAACGTCCTGAAATATTTCCACCCGCTGATAGCCGACTGGTTCAGGGAAACCCTGGGAGAACCGACACTGGTACAGTCGCGCGCCTGGAGCGAGGTGATGCAAGAGCGGCACGTGCTGGTGACTGCCCCGACCGGAAGCGGGAAGACGCTGGCCGCTTTCTTGTGGGCTATCAACCAGTTGGTGACCGGCGCCTGGCCCTGCGGGGAAACGAGAGTGCTCTACGTCTCCCCGCTTAAGGCGCTGAATAACGACGTGCGCCGCAACCTGACCGCGCCGCTTTTCGAATTGCGCCAGCACTTCGCGAAGCACCGGGTTCCCTTCCCCGATATCGGGGTAATGACCCGCAGCGGCGACACACCAGGCGACGAGCGCCGAAGGATGCTGCGCCATCCCCCGGAGATCCTGATCACCACACCCGAGAGTCTCAACATCCTCCTTACTTCAAAGGGAAGCAGGGCGACGCTCAACGGCGTCGCCACCGTAATCCTGGACGAGATCCATGCGGTCGCCGGGGGGAAGCGGGGGACGCACCTGATCACGGCGGTGGAGCGGCTGGTGCTCTTGAGCGGTGAATTCCAGCGCATCGCGCTGTCGGCCACGGTGCGGCCGCTGGAAACGGTGGCGGATTTCGTGGGGGGGCTCCGACAAGTCGGAAGAGAGCATGTTCCCCGGCCCATCTCCATAGTCCGCGGGGACCGCGGGAAAAGCTTCAGCCTCACTATCAGCGCTCCGGATGAGGCTGGGGAAAAACGAGCTGCGGACGAGTTATGGCCAGCGCTCACGGCCCGATTCGCGGAGATCATCGAGCGGCACCGCTCCACCCTCTTCTTCGCCAACAGCAGGCGCACCACGGAAAAGGTCACCCGCCTGATCAACGAGCTCTCGGGCGAGGAGCTCGCCTATTCCCATCACGGCTCCCTGTCGCGGGAGATCCGCCTGGCCGTCGAGGAACGGCTGAAGCGCGGCGAGCTGAAGGCGATAGTGGCAACCAACTCGCTGGAATTAGGCATCGACATCGGTCGGCTGGACAGCGTGGTGCTGATCCAGACGCCCCGCTCCATCTCCTCCGCCATTCAGCGCATCGGCCGCTCGGGGCACGGGGTGGGAGAGGTGAGCTCCGGGATGCTCTTTCCCACCTACGGCATGGACTTCGTCTCGGCGGCAGTCATCGCCCGCGCCATCGCCGACGGCGAGATCGAGGAGGTCCGCCCGGTGGAGAACCCACTCGACCTGCTGGCCCAGATCGTCCTCTCCATGGCACTGGCCGAGACCTGGCAGTTGGACGACCTTTACGACTTCCTGAAGGGGTGCTACCCGTACCGGAACCTTTCCCGGCAGCAGTTCGACCTGGTGATCGGCATGCTGGAGGGAAGATACGCGGACTCGCACGTCCCCGAGCTGCGCCCGAGGGCGACGGTGGACCGGCTGGAGCAGACCATCTCGACCCGCCCCGCGCTTTCCATGCTCATCTACCTGGAGGGAGGGACTATTCCCGAGAGGGGGTACTTCGAGCTGCGCCTGAAGGAGAGCGGCGCCAAGATAGGGGAGCTGGACGAGGAGTTCGTCTGGGAGCGGAGGATCGGGGACACCTTCGCGCTCGGGGCGCAGGTCTGGCAGATAACGGAGGTGACCCACAGCACGGTCCTGGTGGTGCCGGCCAGGAAGTCGCAGCAGATCATTCCCTTCTGGAGGGCGGAGGAGCTGGACCGCGATTTCTTCTATTCCGAAAAGATCGCCTCGTTCCTGCAGCACTGCGACGAGCGGCTGGGGGAGCCGGAATTGATCGAGGAGCTGATGCAGCGGCATTTCATGGACCGGGACGCGGCTCGGGCGCTGGAGAGCTACCTGAAACTGCAAAAGGAATCGACCAATGCCCCCCTTCCCCACCGCCACCATCTGCTGATCGAGCAGTTCCGCGACCCGGCCGCAGGGGCGGAAACGGAGCAGATCATCCTGCACACCCTCTGGGGGAACGCGGTCAACCGCCCGTTCACCTTCGCGCTCACAGCAGCCTGGGAGAAGCGCTACGGCTACCCGCTGCAGGCCTTCTACAACAACGACGGGATCGCGCTATTGCTCCCCCACGACCTGGAGCAGCCGGAGCATCTCCTCGAACTGGTCACGCCGGAGAACATCGAGCCGCTGCTCAGGGAATCGATGGAGGGGACCGGCTACTTCGGCGCGCGCTTCAGGGAGAACGCAGGGCGCGCGCTGCTGCTGTCCCGAAGCAACTTCAAAAGGAGGATGCCGCTTTGGCTGAATCGCCTCCGCTCCAAGAAGCTCCTCGCCTCCGTGCTCAGGTACCGCGACTTCCCTGTGCTCTTGGAAACCTGGCGCTCCTGCCTTAAGGATGAATTCGACCTGGTGAACCTGAAGCGGCTTTTGGAGGAGATCCAGGATGGGAGCATCTATCTTACCCGGGTCCGCACCACGAAAGCATCCCCCTTCGCCCAGGGGCTCATCTGGCAGCAGACCAACAAGTACGTCTACGAGGACGACACCCTGGGGGGCGGGCGGCGATCGGCGTTGGGAAGCGACCTCCCCAAGGAAATGGCGCTCTCCGCGCACCTGCGCCCGCGGCTCCCCGCCGAGTTGGTGCGGCTCTTCGAGCAGAAGCGGCAGCGTCTGGCCGCGGGATACGCCCCCGATTCCCCCAGGGAGCTGATCGACTGGGCGAAGGAAAGGCTCCTGATCCCGTTTTCGGAATGGCCGCTGCTCCTTGAAGCGGTCAGGCGCGACAGCGGCTTAGCGGAAGAGGAGCTGCTGCCGCAGATAGCCGGGCGGCTGGTCGCTTTGACGCTGCCGAAAACTGAGGCCCCGCTGGTGGCAGCCGTCGAGATGATCCCGGAGCTGGCCCGGGCTTTTGCGCTGGAGAAAGAGGAGCTGCCCTGGTCGCCGCTCGCCGGCGACGAGCGTATGACGGCACTTTTGCAGGAGTCGCTGGACCGGCTCTGGGAGCGTAACAGTCTTGCCACAGACGAGGGAGCTGAGGAAGAAGAACCGGCCGCGGCAAGGTCGGTGGCAAGGTGGCTGAGCTATTACGGTCCTATAGAGGTAACCAGGCTGCAACTGACTTTGGGGCTCTCCGACCAGCTGCTGCGCGATACCTTGCAGACGCTGGAAGAGACCGGCGCCATGCTGATCGACCAGTTCACCGAGGCGGCAACGGAGCCGCAGATCTGCGATGCAGTCAACCTTGAGGCGCTGCTGCGCATGCTGCGCAGATCGAGAAAGCCCGCCTTCGAGGCGCTGGATCTCTCCCGGCTCCCCCTGTTCCTGGCGACGGTGCAGGGGCTTGCCGCTCCGGGGAGTTCCGCGGACGACCTAAGGGACAGGCTGGAGCAGCTGCTGGGCGCGCCGCTTTCGGCACCCCTCTGGGAAGAAGAGGTTTTGCCCGCCCGCCTTGCCCCCTACTTCGGGGCCTGGCTGGATAGCCTCATGCAGTCCAGCGACCTCCTTTGGTTTGGCTGCGGCCCGAAGAGACTCTCCTTCGCCTTTCCGGAGGACTTGGACCTGTTTCAGATTCAGGAAAGGGAGAATGCACCTCTGGAGCCGGGGGCCAAGCCCCCCTCCCCTCTTATCCCCGATCCCCGGGGGCACTACAGCCTCACCGCGATCTGTCTCATGTCGGGCCTCTCCCCGGCGACGGTGACGAAGCAACTCTGGCAAGAGGCCTGGAGCGGGGAGCTCGGCAACGACTCTTTCGCTGCGGTGCGCATGGGGATTCTGAACCGGTTCGAGCTGCCGCAACACGCCGCGAGCCACAGCCGGCACCTAAGGCGCCCGTCCGGAAACCGCTGGAGCCGCGTGCAGGAAGGCCCGGGCAATTGGTATCTACTCCCGGCGCAGGAAGGGGCGACCGACGCGCTGGAAATAGAGGAGAGGAACAAGGACCGGGTGCGCGTGCTGCTGGAGCGCTACGGCATCCTCTTCAGGGAGCTTCTGGCGCGCGAGCTCCCTCCCCTGCAGTGGAGCCGGCTGTTCAGGACGCTGCGCATCATGGAGATGTCCGGGGAGGTGCTTTCGGGGAGCTTCTTCACGGGCATACCGGGGCTGCAGTTCATCTCCCCGGAGGCGTACCGGCAGCTTGAGCGCGGGATGCCGACGGACGCCGTCTACTGGCTCAACGCCGCCGACCCCGCCTCCCTTTGCGGCATCGGGCTTGACGGGTTGCCGTATCGCCTCCCCGCCCGCCTCCCCTCGACCCACCTCGTGTACCGGGGCGCAGAGCTGGTGCTGGTATCGAGGCGTTACGGCAAGGAGCTTGAGATTAAGGTGGAGCCGGACGACGAGAGGCTCCCGGAGTACCTGCGCTTTTTCCACACCCTCCTTTCCCGCGACTTCAACCCGCTGAAGAGAATCCAGGTCGAGCGGATCAACGGGGAGCCCGCCGCGTCCTCTCCTTACGCCGGCGCCCTGCTCTCCTTCGGGTTCCAGCAGGCCTACAGCGGCCTGGAGCTGTGGCGAAAATACAGCTGA
- a CDS encoding DinB family protein, whose product MKEDRSLRKELLDLLEGGNAHFSFEEVLAGLPPDSINRKPPNTPYSLWHFVEHLRIAQWDILEFIRNPAHVSPDYPYGYRPAAGWRTDVAGWERSCAGFLADLEALKELVRDERNDLLAPLPHSPSYNILREVVLAADHNAYHIGEIAIIRQVLGLWPADNRYLTG is encoded by the coding sequence ATGAAAGAGGACCGTTCGCTGAGAAAGGAACTCCTCGACCTGCTGGAAGGGGGCAACGCCCATTTCAGCTTCGAGGAGGTGCTCGCCGGGCTGCCGCCGGATTCGATCAACCGGAAGCCCCCAAACACGCCCTACTCGCTCTGGCATTTCGTGGAGCACCTGCGCATCGCCCAATGGGACATCCTGGAGTTCATCCGGAACCCGGCGCACGTCTCGCCGGACTACCCCTACGGTTACCGCCCGGCCGCGGGTTGGAGAACCGACGTTGCCGGGTGGGAAAGAAGCTGTGCCGGGTTCCTGGCGGACCTCGAAGCGCTAAAGGAACTGGTCAGGGACGAGCGGAACGACCTTCTGGCTCCGCTGCCGCACTCCCCCTCTTACAACATCTTGAGAGAGGTCGTGCTGGCGGCCGACCACAACGCCTATCACATCGGCGAGATCGCTATTATCCGGCAGGTACTGGGGCTGTGGCCCGCGGACAACAGGTACCTGACCGGCTGA
- a CDS encoding 3',5'-cyclic-nucleotide phosphodiesterase, which produces MRLRVLGCSGAEFPGHSPSAFLIDDSLLLDAGTVGAVLSEDEQWRIDDILVTHSHLDHIRGIPLLADNIVVSRLSRTVQVRGTTEVLAALGTHLMNGVIWPDFTRIPTPEAPVLRYQPIPVDKSFAVGDYEVLASPVNHPVPAVGYRVSRGGTSLLYTGDTGPTERIWELAGELAALIVEVSFPSDMAEIALLTGHLTPMLLGKELAKLPKLPPRILITHLKPQYYDRIEAELAALRLPGVELLRGGNVYDL; this is translated from the coding sequence GTGAGATTACGCGTACTAGGTTGTTCAGGTGCCGAATTCCCCGGACACAGTCCATCGGCTTTTCTGATCGACGACTCTTTGCTCCTGGACGCCGGGACCGTGGGTGCCGTGCTCAGCGAGGACGAGCAGTGGCGCATCGACGACATCCTGGTGACCCATTCGCACCTGGACCATATCCGCGGCATCCCGCTTCTGGCCGATAACATCGTCGTCTCCCGACTTTCCCGGACCGTCCAGGTCCGCGGCACGACTGAAGTCCTCGCGGCTCTCGGCACCCACCTGATGAACGGCGTCATCTGGCCCGATTTCACCCGCATCCCCACGCCCGAGGCCCCGGTGCTGCGCTACCAGCCGATCCCGGTAGATAAGTCCTTCGCGGTCGGCGATTACGAGGTGCTGGCCTCCCCCGTGAACCATCCCGTCCCTGCGGTCGGCTATCGGGTGAGCAGGGGGGGGACTTCGCTGCTCTACACAGGCGACACCGGCCCCACCGAGCGCATCTGGGAGTTGGCCGGGGAGTTGGCGGCGCTGATCGTCGAGGTTTCCTTCCCGAGCGACATGGCGGAGATAGCGCTTCTCACCGGTCACCTGACGCCCATGCTCCTGGGGAAGGAGCTGGCGAAACTGCCGAAACTCCCCCCGCGCATCCTGATTACCCATCTGAAACCGCAGTATTACGACCGGATCGAGGCGGAGCTTGCGGCCCTGCGTCTTCCGGGGGTCGAGCTTTTGCGCGGCGGAAACGTCTATGACCTGTGA
- a CDS encoding 4Fe-4S dicluster domain-containing protein produces MADTINQSGRKGFLVDTSKCIGCRSCQVACKQWNKLEADKTANMGSTENPRDLTPALYNRIRFIEQESSGQTVWQFLNQRCMHCGDAGCIKVCPSPGALYRTKEGSVVFNKEKCIACKYCVSACPFNIPRYDSNDKVAKCHLCYDRIAAGMSPACAKACPTQALQFGNRNDLIKKATAAKKKLYGVDDLLGLGVVYALEGPPEQYGLPAKPEIPTSIFLWKDVIKPLGILGFWGSIGAVLLHYVTVGPQRTEETEEKGGSHE; encoded by the coding sequence ATGGCCGACACTATTAATCAAAGCGGCCGTAAAGGCTTTCTTGTCGATACTTCCAAGTGCATCGGCTGCCGCTCCTGCCAGGTGGCGTGCAAGCAGTGGAACAAACTTGAGGCGGACAAAACCGCCAACATGGGGAGCACCGAGAACCCGCGCGACCTGACCCCGGCGCTCTACAACCGCATCCGGTTCATCGAGCAGGAGAGTTCAGGCCAGACGGTATGGCAGTTTTTGAACCAGCGCTGCATGCACTGCGGCGACGCGGGGTGCATCAAGGTCTGCCCCTCCCCGGGTGCCTTGTACCGGACCAAGGAAGGGAGCGTCGTCTTCAACAAGGAGAAATGCATCGCCTGCAAGTACTGCGTCTCGGCCTGCCCCTTCAACATCCCGCGCTACGACAGCAACGACAAGGTCGCCAAGTGCCATCTCTGCTATGACCGGATCGCGGCCGGGATGTCCCCCGCCTGCGCCAAGGCGTGTCCCACCCAGGCGCTGCAGTTCGGCAACCGCAACGACCTGATCAAGAAGGCCACGGCCGCCAAGAAAAAGCTCTACGGGGTGGATGACCTCTTGGGGCTCGGGGTGGTCTACGCGCTGGAAGGGCCGCCCGAGCAGTACGGTTTGCCGGCGAAACCGGAGATACCCACCTCGATCTTCCTCTGGAAGGACGTCATCAAACCGCTGGGCATCCTCGGTTTCTGGGGGAGCATCGGCGCGGTGCTGCTGCACTACGTGACGGTCGGCCCGCAGCGCACCGAGGAGACGGAAGAGAAGGGAGGAAGTCATGAGTAA